Proteins encoded by one window of Sulfurospirillum barnesii SES-3:
- a CDS encoding response regulator transcription factor: MSYKLLILEDNTLLLQTLEDFLSEYAYACTLVKSGKEALEACFQNTFDLYLVDVKVPDMSGFEFLQALRHSGDRTPAIFITSLNDQESVAKGFLAGGDDYIKKPFDLHELLLRIKAILARTKGIVDDWLIIDNDYKLNLARKRLFKGTTELDLNLKDFELLYLLVKDRGHVVTKEMIHQHLWSSSEEINEGSIRVYINNLKKIFGKEAIVNIRGIGYRFEK; this comes from the coding sequence GTGTCTTATAAGCTACTTATTTTAGAAGACAATACTCTTTTACTTCAAACACTCGAAGATTTTTTATCCGAATATGCGTATGCATGTACCCTGGTTAAAAGTGGGAAAGAAGCGCTAGAAGCGTGTTTTCAAAATACCTTTGATTTGTATTTAGTGGATGTTAAAGTTCCTGACATGAGTGGGTTTGAATTTTTACAAGCCTTACGCCACTCGGGTGATCGCACACCTGCTATTTTCATTACCTCTTTAAACGACCAAGAGAGTGTTGCAAAAGGCTTTCTTGCAGGTGGCGATGATTATATTAAAAAACCTTTTGATTTACATGAATTACTTTTACGGATTAAGGCTATTTTGGCTCGTACAAAAGGTATCGTAGATGATTGGCTTATCATTGACAATGACTACAAACTCAACCTTGCACGCAAACGCCTTTTTAAAGGGACAACAGAACTGGATTTAAATTTAAAAGATTTTGAATTGCTTTATTTACTGGTGAAAGATAGAGGGCATGTTGTGACCAAGGAGATGATCCATCAACACCTTTGGAGCAGCAGCGAAGAGATTAATGAAGGGTCTATTCGCGTTTATATTAATAATTTAAAAAAGATTTTTGGT